Proteins encoded by one window of Blautia luti:
- a CDS encoding FAD:protein FMN transferase, whose amino-acid sequence MTRKKSILSGLLVMTSLVYTSCPAWGNSETASYTKTDFAMDTVVSETLYTSGEDITDKLVSTLKDIETNWLSWTDEGSQIYQLNQNAGSTQEVSDETAGYLQQTFALSEASDGAMDPTMGKVIRLWDIDGENPHVPDEKELNSLLEDVGYEKITLDGDQVTMSEGVTLDLGAVGKGIGCDAIKDILEQDKEVSGAIVNLGGSSVMSYGQKPDGSSWQVAVTDPRDTEGDYLGVVSLNGTEFLSTSGDYEKYFIEDGVRYHHILDPSTGYPAISGLTSVTVVCSDGLDADGLSTACFVLGREKAKKLLEQYNADGLFVDDSGHVYLTEGMKERFQLMKDTYSVSE is encoded by the coding sequence ATGACAAGAAAGAAATCTATATTATCCGGACTGCTTGTAATGACATCACTTGTATATACATCCTGCCCGGCATGGGGAAATTCAGAAACTGCCTCATACACAAAAACAGATTTTGCAATGGATACTGTAGTTTCTGAAACTTTGTATACAAGCGGCGAAGATATTACGGACAAGCTTGTTTCTACATTAAAAGATATAGAGACAAACTGGCTTTCCTGGACAGACGAAGGATCTCAGATCTATCAGCTCAATCAGAATGCAGGAAGCACCCAGGAAGTCTCTGACGAGACAGCCGGATACCTGCAGCAGACATTTGCACTGTCTGAAGCTTCTGATGGAGCCATGGATCCCACAATGGGAAAAGTGATCCGTCTGTGGGATATAGACGGAGAAAATCCTCATGTTCCCGATGAGAAAGAGTTAAATTCTCTCCTTGAGGATGTAGGATATGAGAAAATAACTCTGGATGGCGATCAGGTCACCATGTCTGAAGGAGTAACCCTGGATCTGGGAGCAGTGGGAAAAGGAATCGGCTGTGATGCCATAAAAGACATTCTGGAACAGGATAAAGAAGTTTCAGGTGCTATTGTGAATCTGGGCGGAAGCAGTGTGATGAGTTACGGTCAGAAACCGGATGGTTCATCCTGGCAGGTAGCTGTGACAGATCCCCGTGATACAGAAGGCGATTATCTTGGCGTTGTATCTCTCAATGGAACAGAATTTCTTTCTACTTCCGGAGATTACGAGAAGTATTTTATAGAAGATGGAGTCCGTTATCATCATATTCTGGATCCCTCTACGGGATATCCGGCCATAAGCGGGCTCACATCAGTAACAGTTGTATGCAGTGATGGTCTGGATGCAGATGGTTTATCTACAGCCTGCTTTGTACTTGGACGCGAGAAAGCAAAGAAGCTTCTGGAACAGTACAATGCAGACGGATTGTTTGTCGATGATTCCGGTCATGTTTACCTTACAGAAGGCATGAAGGAACGCTTTCAGTTGATGAAAGATACTTATTCGGTCAGTGAATAA